The following are from one region of the Sphingomonas oryzagri genome:
- a CDS encoding GMC family oxidoreductase — protein sequence MPASKPVTPDEEFDYVIVGAGSSGSALAAALARSSQATIAVIEAGVRRWPKITAIPAALLTTIGHHKYDWRYVSEPDPTRFGRTEAWPRGLGPGGSGLINGMIFVRGAPDDYDQWSQLGADGWAYRDVLPHFRRFESTDIGSEQSRGGLGPQTISALRYVHPMTTTFIEGAVTAGLEFNPDYNGSRQDGVSYVQATQSGGRRHSPYDAYLAPAIKSGRIRLIEGAHVKHVLFEGRTATGVLLEQGGGERTIRARRLVVLSAGSLNTPKLLMLSGIGKAATLKAHGITPLVESPEVGANLMEHAGIWLRAEVDRPTFNQEGRSVRRMVNVVRALMGQGPGTSPTAQAVGFVRTKAGLAAPDVQIHFTAFGREALDPKLPDRRLISVVPSVNHPLSRGEVTLASGDYRDAPLIHPRLFAEQEDVETLKRGLAKCLEILGSEPLASHVVRIENPPPEDPEDLDRHIRESAGPIYHPVGTCRMGSDEQAVLTPALHVRGTQRLAVCDASIMPRHVSGNTHAASMMIGDRAADLFLKNVQ from the coding sequence ATGCCTGCCAGCAAGCCTGTTACGCCCGATGAAGAGTTCGATTACGTCATCGTCGGTGCCGGAAGTTCCGGATCGGCCCTGGCCGCAGCGCTTGCCCGCTCTTCGCAGGCGACGATCGCGGTGATCGAAGCGGGCGTGCGGCGATGGCCGAAGATCACGGCGATCCCGGCCGCGTTGCTGACCACGATCGGGCATCACAAATATGATTGGCGGTATGTCTCCGAGCCTGATCCCACGCGGTTCGGGCGGACGGAGGCATGGCCCCGCGGCTTGGGGCCGGGCGGCAGCGGCCTCATCAACGGCATGATCTTCGTGCGCGGCGCGCCGGACGATTATGACCAGTGGAGCCAACTGGGCGCGGATGGCTGGGCCTATCGCGACGTCCTCCCGCATTTCAGACGGTTTGAATCGACCGATATCGGGTCGGAGCAGTCGAGAGGCGGGCTGGGGCCGCAAACCATCTCGGCACTGCGTTACGTTCATCCGATGACCACGACCTTCATCGAGGGGGCGGTGACGGCGGGACTCGAATTCAATCCCGATTACAACGGCAGCCGTCAGGATGGCGTCTCGTATGTGCAGGCGACCCAATCCGGAGGAAGGCGGCACAGCCCCTACGACGCCTATCTGGCGCCGGCGATCAAGTCCGGCCGGATCCGGTTGATCGAGGGCGCCCACGTGAAGCACGTGCTGTTCGAGGGCAGGACGGCGACCGGCGTGCTGCTGGAACAAGGTGGGGGCGAGCGCACGATACGGGCGCGTCGCCTGGTCGTGCTCTCGGCGGGATCGCTGAACACGCCGAAGCTGCTGATGCTGTCCGGTATCGGCAAGGCCGCGACGCTGAAGGCGCACGGGATCACGCCGCTGGTCGAAAGCCCGGAGGTCGGCGCGAACCTGATGGAGCATGCCGGCATCTGGTTGCGCGCAGAGGTCGATCGACCAACTTTCAACCAGGAGGGGCGTTCCGTTCGCCGGATGGTGAACGTGGTGCGCGCGCTGATGGGGCAGGGGCCGGGCACGAGCCCTACTGCGCAGGCGGTCGGCTTTGTTCGCACTAAAGCCGGTCTCGCAGCCCCCGACGTCCAGATTCATTTCACGGCCTTCGGTCGCGAGGCGCTCGACCCGAAGCTTCCCGATCGTCGCTTGATCTCGGTCGTTCCCAGCGTCAACCACCCGCTGAGCCGCGGCGAAGTCACGCTCGCCTCGGGTGACTATCGTGACGCACCCCTGATCCATCCCCGCCTGTTCGCCGAACAGGAAGACGTCGAGACGCTCAAGCGGGGTCTTGCCAAATGTCTGGAGATACTGGGCAGCGAGCCGCTTGCGAGCCATGTCGTCCGTATCGAGAATCCGCCGCCCGAGGATCCGGAGGACCTTGATCGCCATATCCGGGAATCCGCAGGTCCCATCTATCATCCGGTGGGCACATGCCGGATGGGGTCCGACGAGCAGGCGGTGCTCACACCCGCACTGCATGTGCGCGGCACGCAGCGCCTGGCGGTCTGTGATGCGTCGATCATGCCCCGGCACGTCAGCGGCAACACCCACGCGGCGAGCATGATGATCGGCGACCGGGCGGCCGATCTTTTCCTGAAAAACGTCCAGTGA
- a CDS encoding M20/M25/M40 family metallo-hydrolase encodes MIAIDRATGALREGRFADLLGKLVAARSESQAGDRGQLRDFLDNVLHPLLARTGFVARRHEAPNGADGDFLIAERWEADALPTILIYCHGDTVRGDAASWSPGLEPFVLTKRDRRFYGRGTADNKGQLAINLLAIEAAIAARGGHLGFNIRLLAEMGEEIGSPGLHALCAARAAELQADFLLASDGPRLAANIPTLFLGGRGAVNVELRMDCRDRPYHSGNWGGLLVNPATVLANAIAALVDARGIIRVAGLRPAPLSAELREAVAKLTLAPETGDPITEIAWGEPGLRQEERLFCWNALEVLAFEAGDVEHPQNAIPPSARAILQLRCVVGTDVADVPAIIQAYLAEAGFDDVAVRLGNFPPMPATRLDMDHPLIAWAAHSIERTLGEAPAIVPNIGGSIPNDAFSAILRLPTIWIPHSYPGCGQHGPDEHMLEDIAAEGLAIMAGIFWDLGDGLGTADLNHRA; translated from the coding sequence GTGATTGCCATAGACCGTGCGACCGGCGCCCTGCGCGAAGGGCGCTTCGCCGATCTGCTCGGAAAGCTCGTGGCGGCGCGCTCCGAAAGCCAGGCGGGAGATCGCGGGCAGCTCCGCGACTTCCTCGACAATGTCCTGCACCCCCTGCTCGCACGGACGGGGTTCGTGGCGCGCCGCCACGAGGCGCCGAACGGAGCCGACGGCGATTTCCTCATTGCGGAGCGCTGGGAAGCGGACGCACTCCCGACGATTCTGATTTATTGCCATGGCGACACAGTGCGGGGCGATGCTGCTAGCTGGTCGCCCGGACTGGAGCCCTTCGTGCTGACGAAGCGGGACCGGCGCTTCTACGGGCGTGGTACTGCGGACAACAAAGGGCAATTGGCGATCAACCTGCTGGCGATCGAAGCCGCCATCGCGGCGCGAGGCGGACACCTGGGCTTCAACATCCGCCTGCTTGCCGAGATGGGCGAGGAAATCGGATCGCCGGGGCTGCACGCGCTCTGCGCGGCGCGGGCAGCGGAGTTGCAGGCGGACTTTCTGCTGGCATCCGATGGACCAAGGCTCGCGGCGAATATCCCGACCCTCTTTCTGGGGGGGCGCGGAGCAGTGAATGTTGAGCTGCGGATGGATTGCCGCGATCGGCCCTATCATTCGGGGAATTGGGGTGGTTTGCTGGTCAATCCGGCTACCGTGCTCGCCAACGCCATCGCGGCGCTGGTCGATGCCCGAGGCATCATACGTGTCGCGGGTCTCCGGCCCGCCCCGCTTTCCGCCGAGTTGCGCGAGGCGGTCGCGAAGCTCACGCTCGCGCCGGAGACTGGCGACCCGATTACCGAAATCGCCTGGGGTGAGCCTGGCCTTCGGCAGGAGGAGCGGCTGTTCTGCTGGAACGCGCTGGAGGTGCTCGCCTTCGAGGCAGGCGATGTAGAGCACCCCCAGAATGCGATACCCCCGTCGGCGCGCGCCATACTCCAGTTGCGCTGCGTGGTGGGGACCGACGTCGCCGATGTCCCCGCGATCATTCAGGCATATCTGGCCGAAGCCGGTTTCGACGATGTCGCCGTACGTCTCGGCAACTTCCCACCGATGCCGGCGACGCGGCTGGACATGGATCATCCATTGATAGCCTGGGCGGCGCATTCGATCGAGCGAACGCTGGGTGAGGCGCCCGCGATCGTTCCGAACATCGGCGGCTCGATCCCCAACGATGCCTTTTCCGCGATATTGCGCCTGCCGACGATCTGGATTCCCCATTCCTACCCGGGATGCGGCCAGCATGGTCCCGACGAGCATATGCTGGAGGATATCGCTGCGGAGGGGCTGGCGATCATGGCCGGGATCTTCTGGGATTTGGGCGACGGGCTTGGCACAGCCGATCTGAACCATCGTGCATGA
- a CDS encoding MFS transporter — translation MRRMDRSKCLQPPELHRMTMDISGYAANADQAGKSPLSAAKRAAYAGIAVPIAVINVPVIIYIAPYYATELGLGLGTVGTLFLAVRLIDALFDIVIGKTSDRTPWRFGRRRSWIAIGTPILMIATWFLCFPPPHPSATRLGVSIVIFYVAWTLIQIPHLSWGQDLGVDSVDRGRMSAWRESGTILGTLLAMTLPIIIPAGNETAVAHSVHLLGVVAIAGLFLTATVAIAAVGDTPPEEGKTHSRLMDLLTDRILGPAILANLLMQIAIGCYNAVIFLLVEKELMLTGWFMKLVFMQYVIAVATVPIFVFISRRIGMMRSAIVGAVLFICGLLVMAFAQDSVAIACLAFFLVGTSVSAINISTPTAIADLARRRQAMDGLDRMGEHLALYNLTLKLGLAIGAGAGMLLLGVAQNQMTGVAPFLFTPARVVGCYLSAIIFALSIPVFSYCQRILRRDDIMN, via the coding sequence ATGCGCCGCATGGATCGGTCTAAGTGTCTTCAGCCGCCTGAACTGCACAGGATGACAATGGATATTTCTGGATATGCCGCGAACGCCGATCAGGCCGGGAAGTCGCCACTGTCTGCGGCGAAGCGCGCAGCCTATGCCGGGATCGCCGTACCAATTGCGGTCATCAACGTGCCGGTCATCATCTATATCGCGCCCTATTATGCCACCGAGCTTGGGCTTGGGCTTGGCACCGTGGGAACGCTCTTCCTGGCGGTGCGCCTGATCGATGCGCTGTTCGACATCGTGATCGGCAAGACATCCGACAGGACGCCGTGGCGGTTCGGCCGGCGTCGCTCCTGGATCGCGATCGGGACGCCGATCCTGATGATTGCGACATGGTTTCTGTGCTTCCCGCCGCCCCATCCAAGCGCGACGCGGCTGGGTGTGTCGATCGTCATCTTCTATGTCGCCTGGACGCTGATTCAGATACCGCATCTCTCCTGGGGGCAGGATCTGGGTGTGGATAGCGTCGATCGCGGCCGGATGTCCGCCTGGCGGGAGAGCGGAACGATCTTGGGCACCCTTCTTGCCATGACGCTGCCGATCATAATACCTGCCGGAAACGAGACAGCGGTTGCCCATAGCGTCCACCTGCTGGGGGTCGTCGCTATCGCCGGCCTGTTCCTCACCGCCACCGTCGCCATCGCGGCCGTGGGCGACACCCCGCCGGAGGAGGGTAAGACCCATTCGCGTCTGATGGACCTTCTGACCGATCGGATCCTTGGGCCGGCGATCCTGGCCAACCTTCTGATGCAGATCGCAATCGGCTGCTATAATGCCGTCATATTCCTGCTGGTCGAAAAGGAATTGATGCTGACCGGGTGGTTCATGAAGCTGGTTTTCATGCAATATGTCATTGCCGTCGCGACTGTTCCGATATTCGTCTTCATTTCGAGGCGTATCGGTATGATGCGCTCCGCGATCGTGGGGGCTGTGCTGTTTATTTGTGGCCTCCTGGTTATGGCCTTCGCGCAGGACTCCGTTGCGATCGCCTGCTTGGCCTTTTTCCTGGTGGGTACAAGCGTCAGCGCCATCAATATCTCGACGCCGACGGCCATCGCCGATCTTGCTCGCCGGCGCCAGGCGATGGACGGCCTCGACAGAATGGGCGAGCATCTGGCACTTTACAACCTGACCCTGAAGCTCGGGCTCGCTATAGGTGCTGGAGCAGGGATGCTGCTTCTAGGCGTCGCGCAGAACCAGATGACCGGGGTAGCACCCTTTCTATTCACTCCGGCTCGAGTGGTGGGCTGCTACTTGTCTGCAATAATATTCGCTTTGAGCATTCCCGTATTCTCGTATTGTCAGCGCATCTTAAGGCGAGATGACATTATGAATTAG